A genomic region of Lycorma delicatula isolate Av1 chromosome 4, ASM4794821v1, whole genome shotgun sequence contains the following coding sequences:
- the LOC142323729 gene encoding uncharacterized protein LOC142323729 isoform X3, which translates to MGNSSKKSNPSYKTRIVKSKYFGFSDFSLVNFTSNLSSLSFTSSTTQKSAYSATRPWSRVSRNKLRQSTLSNTLEACKTAWPVPHIESAFLPEFKIKKKNEINFEFST; encoded by the exons ATGGGAAACTCTTCTAAGAAATCGAACCCTTCATATAAAACACGTattgttaaatcaaaatattttggatttagtgAT TTTTCCTTGGTGAACTTTACTAGTAACCTTAGCAGCCTTTCATTTACAAGTAGTACTACTCAAAAATCAGCATACAGTGCTACAAGACCGTGGTCAAGAGTTTCTCGGAATAA attgcGACAGTCAACTCTAAGTAATACATTAGAAGCATGTAAAACAGCATGGCCAGTACCGCACATCGAATCTGCTTTTCttccagaatttaaaataaaaaagaaaaatgaaataaattttgag
- the LOC142323729 gene encoding uncharacterized protein LOC142323729 isoform X2 yields MGNSSKKSNPSYKTRIVKSKYFGFSDFSLVNFTSNLSSLSFTSSTTQKSAYSATRPWSRVSRNKLRQSTLSNTLEACKTAWPVPHIESAFLPEFKIKKKNEINFETKMKM; encoded by the exons ATGGGAAACTCTTCTAAGAAATCGAACCCTTCATATAAAACACGTattgttaaatcaaaatattttggatttagtgAT TTTTCCTTGGTGAACTTTACTAGTAACCTTAGCAGCCTTTCATTTACAAGTAGTACTACTCAAAAATCAGCATACAGTGCTACAAGACCGTGGTCAAGAGTTTCTCGGAATAA attgcGACAGTCAACTCTAAGTAATACATTAGAAGCATGTAAAACAGCATGGCCAGTACCGCACATCGAATCTGCTTTTCttccagaatttaaaataaaaaagaaaaatgaaataaattttgag acaaaaatgaagatgtaa